In the genome of Vanacampus margaritifer isolate UIUO_Vmar chromosome 1, RoL_Vmar_1.0, whole genome shotgun sequence, one region contains:
- the LOC144052521 gene encoding rhodopsin: MNGTEGPYFYIPMLNTTGIVRSPYDYPQYYLVNPAAYAALGAYMFFLILLGFPINFLTLYVTLEHKKLRTPLNYILLNLAVANLFMVFGGFTTTMYTSMHGYFVLGRLGCNLEGFFATLGGEIALWSLVVLAIERWVVVCKPISNFRFTENHAIMGLAFTWIMASACAVPPLVGWSRYIPEGMQCSCGVDYYTRAEGFNNESFVVYMFVCHFLAPLTIVFFCYGRLLCAVKEAAAAQQESETTQRAEREVTRMVVLMVIAFLVCWVPYAGVAWWIFTHQGAEFGPVLMTIPAFFAKSSSIYNPMIYICMNKQFRHCMITTLCCGKNPFEEEEGASTTASKTEASSVSSSSVSPA, translated from the coding sequence ATGAACGGCACAGAGGGACCTTATTTCTACATCCCGATGCTTAACACCACCGGCATCGTCCGCAGTCCTTATGATTACCCTCAGTACTACCTGGTCAACCCGGCAGCCTACGCCGCTCTGGGTGCTTACATGTTCTTCCTCATCCTGCTTGGCTTCCCCATCAACTTCCTCACTCTGTACGTCACCCTGGAACACAAGAAGCTGCGGACCCCTCTAAACTACATCCTGCTGAATCTGGCGGTGGCGAACCTCTTCATGGTGTTTGGAGGGTTCACCACAACCATGTACACCTCAATGCACGGCTACTTTGTACTCGGACGTCTGGGCTGCAACCTGGAAGGATTCTTTGCTACCCTCGGCGGTGAAATCGCCCTGTGGTCCCTGGTGGTTCTGGCTATCGAGAGGTGGGTGGTGGTCTGCAAGCCCATCAGCAACTTCCGTTTCACCGAGAACCACGCCATCATGGGCTTGGCCTTCACCTGGATAATGGCCAGTGCTTGCGCCGTGCCCCCCCTTGTGGGCTGGTCCCGTTACATCCCCGAAGGCATGCAGTGCTCATGCGGAGTCGACTATTACACGCGGGCCGAGGGTTTCAACAACGAGTCCTTCGTGGTCTACATGTTCGTCTGCCACTTCCTGGCTCCGCTGACTATCGTGTTCTTCTGCTACGGCCGTCTGCTCTGCGCTGTCAAAGAGGCCGCCGCCGCTCAGCAGGAGTCCGAGACCACCCAGAGGGCTGAGAGGGAAGTCACCCGCATGGTTGTGCTGATGGTGATTGCTTTCCTGGTCTGTTGGGTGCCCTACGCTGGCGTGGCCTGGTGGATCTTCACACATCAGGGCGCCGAGTTCGGACCGGTCCTCATGACCATCCCGGCTTTCTTTGCCAAGAGCTCCTCCATCTACAACCCGATGATCTACATCTGCATGAACAAGCAGTTCCGCCACTGCATGATCACCACCCTCTGCTGCGGGAAGAATCCCTTcgaagaggaggagggcgcCTCCACTACTGCCTCCAAAACCGAGGCCTCGTCCGTTTCTTCCAGCTCCGTCTCTCCTGCATAA